CTGATCTCCTTTCCACTCCATGTATCGTGGGGCACGGCGGGATTAAGAGCCGTAGCCGGAACACAAACCACCTCAGGCGGCGCAGCCACAACATAAGTAGATAAGGCGATGAGGCACAAGGAACTCAATATTATTAGCAAAATATTTCGCATCGCTTTTCTCTCCTTTGATAGGTAATCAAGATTCTTTGGCTTCTCCGCAAATGCATTTCAATGAATCTTCATCAGCACACCTCCCAGTGTCAGGGCATGAAGGTGCCTTCCCTTGGGACTAATTAAATGAAAAAGAATGAGGTTACAGCGTCTCAGCATTCTTTTAAGACCCCTTGCTTTCCGCTACCTCCTCGTGAAAGGTTCGACTTGTCGGGTGAGCTAATGCTTGAGGCCTATGAACTGAGCTTTATCCCCCCATACTCTCTCCCATTGTGCAACTATTACCATGCGTCAAATGGGTTGTCAACCTTTAATTTTAGATATGCTGAAAGCTGACACGACAAAGATAATTTTTGAAAAAGTAAATAAAAGTAATGCTTGAAAATTCCAATAATTCAGGAAGTTAAGGATATACGAAGTTCAGAATGCAACCTTCGCGTTTCTCGAAATCTCTTTAGGCTTGACTTCTGGATGAAATCTTTAACGGTTTCGATTTGTGATACGTGCAACCCTGTGGAGTTCGCATTCCAGGGACCCCGGAGCAACCGACAGCGCCTTTGCTGCGCCCAAAACGGCAAAAGGCCCGCCAAAGGCTTACCCTCTACCCTACCCCCGCCTCGCGGAACGCGGCGTTCACTATCGCGCGGGCTTCGTCCTGGAGCTGCTCCAGGTGCTCCTCTCCCTTGAAGCTCTCGGCATATACCTTGTAAACGTCCTCCGTGCCCGAGGGCCGTGCGGCGAACCAGCCGTTCTCGGTGGCCACCTTGAGCCCTCCGATGTCGGCCTGGTTGGCCGGGGCCCTGGTCAGAATGCTTACGATGGGCTCGCCCGCCAGCTCCTTCGTGGTGACGTTTTCGGGCGAGAGCTTCTTGAGGACAGCCTTCTGCTCCGGCGTGGCCGGGGAGTCGATGCGCTTGTAGAGCGCCCTGCCGAACTGCTCCTCCAACTCGCCATAAAGGAGCGCAGGGTCCTTCCCCGTGACGGCGGTTATCTCTGCGGCCAGAAGGTCCATGATGAGGCCGTCCTTGTCCGTCGTCCAGACGGTGCCGTCCTTCCTCAGAAAAGACGCCCCCGCGCTCTCCTCGCATCCGATGCCGTAGGAGCCGTCAAGAAGGCCGTCCACGAACCACTTGAAGCCCACCGGCACCTCGGCGAGCTTTCTGCCCAGGCTGGCGGCCACCCGGTCTATCATGGAGCTTGTCACCAGGGTCTTGCCCACCGCCGCCTCCCGGCTCCATCCGGGGCGGTTCCGGAAGAGATACCACACCGCCGCCGAGAGGTAATGGTTGGGGTTCATGAGCCCGCCGGACCGGGTGACGATGCCGTGGCGGTCGCAGTCGGCGTCGTTTCCGAAGGCGATGTCGAAGCGGTCCCTGAGGCCGATAAGCCCGGCCATGGCATAGGGGGAGGAGCAGTCCGTCCGGATTTTCCCGTCCTTGTCCAGGGGCATGAAGCCGAAGGCGGGGTCCACCCTCCGGTTGACCACCTCCACTCGCAGGCCGTAACGCTCGGCGATGGGGTCCCAGTAGCCCACGACGGAGCCCCCCAGGGGGTCGGCCCCCACGGTCAACCCCGCCCGGGAGATGGCCTCCATCTCGATGATGTTTCCCAGGTCCTCCACGTAAGGGGTAACAAAGTCGTACTTTCGGGTCGTCTCCGCCTTGAGGGCCTTTTGGAAAAGCATCCGCCTGACGTCTTTCAGGCCGCCCCGGAGGACCTCGTTCGCCCGCTCCTCGATGGCCCTGGTGGTCTCCGTCCCGGCGGGGCCGCCGTGGGGAGGGTTATACTTGAACCCCCCGTCCTCGGGCGGGTTGTGCGAAGGCGTGATGACCACGCCATCGGCCAGGCCGGTGCTCCGCCCCCGGTTATGGCTCAAAATGGCATGGGAGACGACGGGGGTGGGCGTGTAGCCCATGTCCTTGTCCAGCATCACCGTAACGCCGTTTGCCGCCAGGACCTCGAGGGCCGTGGCCAGGGCGGGCTCGGAGAGGGCATGGGTGTCCATGCCGAGGAAGAGGGGCCCATCGGTGCCCTGCCGCTTCCTGTACTCGCAAATGGCCTGGCTCACCGCCAGGATGTGCCCCTCGTTGAAGCTGTTTTTGAGTGAGGACCCCCTGTGGCCCGAGGTGCCGAAGGAGACCCTCTCGGCGGGGTTCTCCGGGTCGGGGACGTTGGTATAGTAAGCGGTGAGCAGCCGGGGAACGTTCGCGAGGAACTCCGGCGGCGCGGGCTTTCCGGCAAGTTGGTGGACCATCTGCCTCCTCCCTTTTTGGACGGAATCCGAATTTCTGAGCAGATTATAGCGGACCCGGATGCAAAGGTGAACCGTGCGGGCCGCGAGGCGAGGTAGCGCCCTTCATAAGAGAAACAGAAGCCGCTTTTCCCGCACCTCGGCCGCGCCGGCCTTCATTCGCTTGAAAACGCGGCGATTTTGCCGTGATAATAGTGAATGCTCCATTACATCTCCAAAAGGCTCCTCATGATGGTGCCGCTTCTCTTCGGCATCACCATCATCACCTTCGTGGTCATCCACCTGGCGCCTGGCGACCCGGCGTCGCTTCAGGCGGAGATGTCCATCAAATCCTCGGCACAGGCCATAGAGAACCTGAGGAAGCTCTACGGCCTGGACAAACCCCTCCACGTCCAGTACATAGACTGGCTGGAGCGGGTGGTCAAGCTGGACTTCGGGACGTCCTTCGTCGACGGCCGGGACGTCACGGAGAAGATACTGGAGAGGGCGCGCGTCACTCTGGGGATAAGCGCGCTTTCCATCCTGGTCATCTTTGTCGTGGCCATCCCCATCGGCGTGCTCTCGGCGGTCAAGCAGTACTCGCTCTTCGACAAGATATCCACGGTCTTCGTCTTCGTCGGGTACTCCACGCCCTCGTTCTGGCTGGCGCTTCTGCTCATGATTCTCTTCGGGGTGAACCTGGGTATTCTGCCCATCTCGGGCCTTCAGAGCGTGGACACCTCGGGGATGAGCGGCCTTGAAAAGGTGCTCGACGTGGCCAGGCACCTGGTGCTGCCCGTCCTGGTGACCGCCTTCGGCGGCCTGGCAGGGATGAGCCGCTACAGCAGGACCAGCATGCTCGAGGTCATACGCCAGGACTACATCCGCACGGCCCGGGCCAAGGGCCTTTCCGAGCGGATGGTCATCATGCGCCACGCCTTCCGAAACGCCCTCATGCCCATCATCACCATCCTGGGGCTCATGATTCCCTCCCTCATCGGCGGCGCGGTCATCTTCGAGACCATCTTCGCCATTCCGGGGATGGGCAAACTCTTCATAGACTCCACTTGGGCCCGGGACTACCCCACCGTGATGGGCATACTGGTCATCGGGGCCATCCTCACCCTTCTTGGGAACCTCATAGCCGACATCTCCTACGCCCTCGCCGACCCCCGCATACGGGTGAGCGGGAGGCGAAGATGAGGCTGGCCGGTATCATATGGCGCCGGTTCAAGCGGAACAAGCTCTCGGTTGCCGGGGCGGTCATGGTGGCCATGCTGGCCCTGGTGGCCCTGGGAGCACCCCTTCTGTCGCCCTACGACCCCAAGACCATCGACATAGAGAACGTCCTCTCCCCGCCGAGCGCGGCCCATCCGCTGGGGACGGACGACCTGGGGCGGGACGTCCTGTCAAGGATGATATGGGGCAGCCGGGTCTCTCTCTCCGTGGGTTTCGTGGCGGTGGGCATCGCCATGACCATTGGCATCTTCGTGGGCGCCCTGGCGGGCTACTTCGGCGGGAAGACGGACGCCGTCCTCATGCGCCTGGTGGACGTCATGCTCACCTTCCCCACCTTCTTTCTCATCCTCGCGGTCATCGCCGTGGTCCCGGAACCAAACATCTACATCATCATGGCCGTCATCGGAGTGACCGGCTGGATGGACGTTGCCCGGCTGGTGCGCGCGGAGTTTCTGACCCTGAAGGAGCGGGACTTCGTCGTGGCGGCCGACGCCATGGGAGCCGGGAGTCTGCGGATAATCTTCCGGCACGTCCTGCCCAACGCCCTTTCGCCCGTCTTCGTGGCGGCCACCTTCGGGGTGGCCGGGGCCATCCTGGTGGAGGCCGGCCTGTCCTTCCTCGGCCTCGGCGTGCAGCCGCCGGACCCCAGTTGGGGGAACATCCTCACCCTCGGGAAAAACAACATCGAGGTCGCCTGGTGGCTCTCCCTCTTTCCGGGCGTGGCCATCCTGCTGACGGTGCTCAGCTATAACCTGGTGGGCGAGGGCCTCCGGGACGCCCTGGACCCCCGGCTCTGGGAGTCCGACATCCGCTGAGGGGCACCAGTGCCCTTTTTGTGACCAGTCCCTTCTCCACCCTCAAATCAAGCCGTCCCTTGAGCAAGCCGCTTCGATGTCAGGTCGCTCAGGCCGTGGCCTGCGGGCCGCGCCCGGGGCACCAGTGCCCCTATTCACTGGCCCTTGTGCCCTCTTTTCATGACCACAACGGTGCCCGAGGCCAGGTCCCCCAGGCGCTGCCACCTCAGGGTGGCCCCTATGGCCACCGCGCCTACCATGTAGTAGAACATGGCGTCCACAATCCTCAGGACGTTGCGCAGAAAGCCCGGTCCCAGGGTGCAGGGGCTCCCGTCCTCCTTTCTGACCTCTATCCGCGTGAGCCACTTCCCCGGCGTCTTGCCCAACAGTCCCTCAAAGAGGCTGAAGTAAAGAAGTATTCCCAGAAAGTACGCCAGGCCGCCCAGGAGCATGATGCCCATGAGCCTCATGGGGTCCGTCTTCGGGAACCCCCGAACAATGAAAATGCTGATCAGGGCGCTCAAGGGAAGAAGCGTGATGAGCATGTCCAGGGTATGGGCGACGAACCGCCGGAAGAGGCTGGCAAACTCCACCGTCCGCCCCTCCCCCACGGGCCAGCGCCTGAGCTTGTAGCGGTTGACAACGGCCGAGACGCCCAGGACGAAGAGGACCATGGCCGCGCAGAACACCCCGTTGGCCGCCAGGACTTTCCCCATCATGGCCGTGCCGAAGGAGGTGCTCAGGCGCTCCCGCTTGACGGCGCCACCTTTCCCGAGGACATGGAGCTCCACGCTGAAGGGCTCCATGGTCAGCAGGGCGATGTCCCCCCCGTACTGCGCCGCCAGAAACTGCATGGTAAAGGGTCCTCCGACGCCCACGTCCCGGGGCTCCGACCACACTTCTCCGTCAAAGGAGCGCATGGCGATGGCACCGTCGGGGGCCTTTGTCAAGAGGACGAGCCAGTCTCCGAAGCGGAAAACATTGCTCCTGCCTACAACATCAAAAGAGCCCATGGCCCGCCAGGCTCCCGTCTCCGAACGGCGCCAGTGGGTAAGCACCTGGCCCCGGCGGGAGAAAAGATGAAGGGCATCCTGCCCCCATATCAGACGCATCCGGCAGAAGCTCGCGCCCCCAATCCCCTCCGGCAGCGAGGCCTCCTTGGACCCGCTTCCGGTGATGAGGGTGAGAGCCGGCGTCCCGTCGTGTTTGCTCAGGACCCAGAGCCCCGGGGGGCCGGCCGCCCCCTTCGCGCTGTCTCCCACCGCGGCGGACCGGTGCTCAGTCCAGGTCCGGCCGTCGTAGATGCGATAGCCGCCCTTATTGAGAAAATAAGCCCTTCCCTTCCATTCGGTCACCGAGTCGAAGGGCTTCACTTGCACCGGCTCGGTGAAATTTCCTTCCTCGAATGCCTCCATGGTCGTGCGCTCCACGGGCTTTTCCTCCCAGGACCGGGGCGGATTGACGCTCTCGGTGAAGACGAGAAGCTTCTTGCCCTCCAGGCTGACCATGTCCCGGGGGAACTCCATGTCGGGGAGGAAACTGAAGACGGCGAAGGGGAAAAGGAACATGAGGGCGAAGAGCACCACGTAAATGAAAATGCCCCCCGTGATGCCCGCGGCCGCGATGCCGATGGCTATCTTGACGTTCTTCTGCTTTTCCTTCTCGATGTCGGGCCCGAGTTCCGGGGCTCCGGACTGCGGGCCGCCCTCAGAGAGCATCGCCGAAGTCCTCCATCCGAAGGAGGGAGTAAAGGGGACAGAGTTCCTCCACGTTCTCCCTGCCCCGCTGTTCCTGGCGGTCCAGGACCACCAGGGCGGCCAGCACCTCAAGGCCCGCCTCCCGGGCGGCGGTAAGGGCCTTGATGGTGGACCCGCCGGTGGTGAGGACGTCATCCACGATGACCACGGGGTCGCCTTCCCGCACGTTGCCCTCTATCTGCCTGCCCCTGCCGTGGTCCTTGGGCTCCTTACGGACCAGAAAGGCCTCGATGGGCCTGCCCCTCATGAAGGACGTGTAGGCCAGGGCACATGCCACGGGGTCGGCCCCCAGGGTGAGGCCGCCCGCTGCCCGCGGGCTGAGCCCCGCCTCCTCGAGCTTCTGATAGAGGAGGTTTCCGATGAGATATTGGCCCTCGGGGCACAGGGTGGTGAGCCTCAGGTCAAAGTACACCTTGCTCATCTTTCCCGAGGCAAGCCGGAAGACGGGCTTCTTGCTCCGGAGAAAGGAGCGCTCCCTGACGAGCCTGACGAGCCTTTCCCGGAGGTCCTCCATGGCGCTGATTCTATCAAAGGGCTCCGGGAAAAGACAAGGATACGGGTCACAGAAAATATTCTTTATCTTTGACATGTTAACAAGCGGAATGCTAAGATGGGCGATGAAGAGACTGGGGCTTTCCCTGGTGCTTTTTCTGGTGCTTGCGCCCTGTGCAATGGCCGACACGTACGTGTATGTCGACGATAACGGCGTGCTGACTTTCACCGACAGCCCCACGTCCGCCGACGCGGTGAAGGTCGTGGTGAACGAAGAGCCTCAAGAGGCTTTTACGAGGCCCTCGAGCAGGCCCGATTATCGCAACCTCATCGAGGAGGCCTGCGCACGGTACGGCATGGACCCCGACGTCATAAGCGCTCTCATCCAGGCGGAGTCGGCCTTTGACGCGCGGGCGGTATCGAGGAAGGGGGCCCTGGGCCTCATGCAGCTCATGCCGAAGACAGCCGAGCAGATGGGAGTGTATAATCTCCTGGACCCGGCGGCGAACATAGACGCCGGGGTGCGGTACCTGAAGGCCCTGTTGAGGAAATTCGACGGGGACCTGACCCTGGCCCTTGCGGCTTACAACGCCGGGCCCGGCGTGGTCCTCAAGTACGGCGCCGTCCCTCCCATCGAAGAGACCCAGCGGTACATAGAGAAAATCTTCTCCATTTATCGGGGCTCCCGGCTCCTGAAG
This sequence is a window from Nitrospirota bacterium. Protein-coding genes within it:
- a CDS encoding ABC transporter permease, with the protein product MRLAGIIWRRFKRNKLSVAGAVMVAMLALVALGAPLLSPYDPKTIDIENVLSPPSAAHPLGTDDLGRDVLSRMIWGSRVSLSVGFVAVGIAMTIGIFVGALAGYFGGKTDAVLMRLVDVMLTFPTFFLILAVIAVVPEPNIYIIMAVIGVTGWMDVARLVRAEFLTLKERDFVVAADAMGAGSLRIIFRHVLPNALSPVFVAATFGVAGAILVEAGLSFLGLGVQPPDPSWGNILTLGKNNIEVAWWLSLFPGVAILLTVLSYNLVGEGLRDALDPRLWESDIR
- a CDS encoding RDD family protein is translated as MLSEGGPQSGAPELGPDIEKEKQKNVKIAIGIAAAGITGGIFIYVVLFALMFLFPFAVFSFLPDMEFPRDMVSLEGKKLLVFTESVNPPRSWEEKPVERTTMEAFEEGNFTEPVQVKPFDSVTEWKGRAYFLNKGGYRIYDGRTWTEHRSAAVGDSAKGAAGPPGLWVLSKHDGTPALTLITGSGSKEASLPEGIGGASFCRMRLIWGQDALHLFSRRGQVLTHWRRSETGAWRAMGSFDVVGRSNVFRFGDWLVLLTKAPDGAIAMRSFDGEVWSEPRDVGVGGPFTMQFLAAQYGGDIALLTMEPFSVELHVLGKGGAVKRERLSTSFGTAMMGKVLAANGVFCAAMVLFVLGVSAVVNRYKLRRWPVGEGRTVEFASLFRRFVAHTLDMLITLLPLSALISIFIVRGFPKTDPMRLMGIMLLGGLAYFLGILLYFSLFEGLLGKTPGKWLTRIEVRKEDGSPCTLGPGFLRNVLRIVDAMFYYMVGAVAIGATLRWQRLGDLASGTVVVMKRGHKGQ
- a CDS encoding lytic transglycosylase domain-containing protein produces the protein MKRLGLSLVLFLVLAPCAMADTYVYVDDNGVLTFTDSPTSADAVKVVVNEEPQEAFTRPSSRPDYRNLIEEACARYGMDPDVISALIQAESAFDARAVSRKGALGLMQLMPKTAEQMGVYNLLDPAANIDAGVRYLKALLRKFDGDLTLALAAYNAGPGVVLKYGAVPPIEETQRYIEKIFSIYRGSRLLKVSEPEEVSREVYRVVLEDGTVLYTDSTYYLTYSQ
- the pgm gene encoding phosphoglucomutase (alpha-D-glucose-1,6-bisphosphate-dependent) — its product is MVHQLAGKPAPPEFLANVPRLLTAYYTNVPDPENPAERVSFGTSGHRGSSLKNSFNEGHILAVSQAICEYRKRQGTDGPLFLGMDTHALSEPALATALEVLAANGVTVMLDKDMGYTPTPVVSHAILSHNRGRSTGLADGVVITPSHNPPEDGGFKYNPPHGGPAGTETTRAIEERANEVLRGGLKDVRRMLFQKALKAETTRKYDFVTPYVEDLGNIIEMEAISRAGLTVGADPLGGSVVGYWDPIAERYGLRVEVVNRRVDPAFGFMPLDKDGKIRTDCSSPYAMAGLIGLRDRFDIAFGNDADCDRHGIVTRSGGLMNPNHYLSAAVWYLFRNRPGWSREAAVGKTLVTSSMIDRVAASLGRKLAEVPVGFKWFVDGLLDGSYGIGCEESAGASFLRKDGTVWTTDKDGLIMDLLAAEITAVTGKDPALLYGELEEQFGRALYKRIDSPATPEQKAVLKKLSPENVTTKELAGEPIVSILTRAPANQADIGGLKVATENGWFAARPSGTEDVYKVYAESFKGEEHLEQLQDEARAIVNAAFREAGVG
- the pyrE gene encoding orotate phosphoribosyltransferase — translated: MEDLRERLVRLVRERSFLRSKKPVFRLASGKMSKVYFDLRLTTLCPEGQYLIGNLLYQKLEEAGLSPRAAGGLTLGADPVACALAYTSFMRGRPIEAFLVRKEPKDHGRGRQIEGNVREGDPVVIVDDVLTTGGSTIKALTAAREAGLEVLAALVVLDRQEQRGRENVEELCPLYSLLRMEDFGDAL
- a CDS encoding ABC transporter permease produces the protein MLHYISKRLLMMVPLLFGITIITFVVIHLAPGDPASLQAEMSIKSSAQAIENLRKLYGLDKPLHVQYIDWLERVVKLDFGTSFVDGRDVTEKILERARVTLGISALSILVIFVVAIPIGVLSAVKQYSLFDKISTVFVFVGYSTPSFWLALLLMILFGVNLGILPISGLQSVDTSGMSGLEKVLDVARHLVLPVLVTAFGGLAGMSRYSRTSMLEVIRQDYIRTARAKGLSERMVIMRHAFRNALMPIITILGLMIPSLIGGAVIFETIFAIPGMGKLFIDSTWARDYPTVMGILVIGAILTLLGNLIADISYALADPRIRVSGRRR